Proteins encoded together in one Terriglobus saanensis SP1PR4 window:
- a CDS encoding PD40 domain-containing protein, translating into MRISRFLRYVTETALDGRAGEIKETSIGVSVYDKAPSYDPKLDTVVRSEARRLRLKLEGYFEEEGQFDPIRIWIPKGAYLPIFEAVAVQPSTIAETSSTSDLVILGGTLAPSPLAVPPASRLRRILLYASFLALGLSFGLGALLFVTRTPDHWRSVARIIPLTTFLGESYQPNVSPDGKSVAFIWNNGGSTYSVYVVRPGGKPLRVTAGPGTDIHPVWSPDGNLIAFLRVTSSGSQVRVVSFPGGSENALFALRNGRPWSEDLLGIRNDTGPSWSSDGKGLIVSDVAPSGRGMGLYRFDLNTHELHSLTNPSSDERDLNPTLSSDGKWLAYARFSSYDSSDVFIRSLLDGRERRLTSDHTDVQGLAWSAGNREIVFSSNRGGAYGLWTIGLDGGNPSPISATGESAIQPAISRDGQFLVYADFTLRSEILKIGVSQAGTSVPPVSVAPSIRSSHSAQFSPDGSRIAFVSDRSGKWELWVSSADGKEASQLTNFDTGSVGSPRWSPDGLSIAFDARPNGRSAIFVISPDGQGLRNLSPKGQEEKQPAWSSDGKWIYFDSNRAGSMQLWKMTTSGSDATSVSQFALTDAHIAPDGKSIFYTNGTEGLWQMPLSGGSPVQIPGLEHCRFGRLWTISDGGIYYVNIRGDRSKVIRYDLQTHSNRPALTLPRDPLIGYPSLSYSPSDNAILFATKEDSRSDLMMLWAMH; encoded by the coding sequence GTGCGGATCTCCCGCTTCCTCCGCTACGTCACGGAAACCGCTCTCGATGGTCGAGCCGGAGAGATCAAAGAAACCTCTATCGGTGTCTCCGTTTACGACAAAGCGCCCAGCTACGATCCGAAACTCGACACCGTTGTTCGCAGCGAAGCGAGACGGCTGCGCCTGAAGTTGGAGGGGTACTTTGAAGAGGAAGGCCAGTTTGACCCTATCCGGATATGGATTCCCAAGGGGGCATACCTCCCTATATTTGAGGCTGTGGCAGTGCAGCCTTCAACTATTGCCGAAACATCCAGCACTTCTGATCTCGTTATACTAGGGGGCACCCTCGCCCCTTCTCCTTTGGCAGTACCTCCCGCAAGCAGGCTCCGCCGAATTCTGCTTTACGCCTCGTTTCTGGCACTCGGTCTCTCGTTCGGTCTCGGGGCTTTGCTGTTTGTTACCCGGACACCGGACCATTGGAGAAGTGTCGCGCGTATCATCCCACTTACTACCTTTCTCGGGGAGTCTTATCAACCCAACGTGTCGCCTGACGGGAAGTCTGTGGCTTTCATCTGGAATAACGGGGGCAGCACCTATAGCGTCTACGTTGTGCGACCTGGCGGTAAGCCTCTCCGAGTCACGGCTGGCCCGGGTACGGATATCCATCCTGTATGGTCTCCCGATGGAAATTTAATCGCGTTCCTTCGAGTCACGTCGAGTGGCTCGCAGGTAAGAGTAGTGTCGTTCCCCGGAGGATCAGAAAATGCGTTATTCGCTCTGCGAAACGGTCGCCCATGGAGCGAAGATCTGTTGGGGATCAGGAATGATACCGGGCCAAGTTGGTCGTCGGATGGGAAGGGCCTCATTGTGTCAGACGTCGCGCCGTCAGGCCGGGGCATGGGCTTATATAGATTCGATCTGAATACTCACGAGCTACACTCTTTGACGAATCCTTCTTCCGACGAACGTGATCTCAACCCGACTCTTTCGTCGGACGGAAAGTGGTTAGCATACGCGCGCTTTTCGAGCTATGACTCATCGGACGTTTTTATAAGGTCACTGCTCGACGGCAGAGAACGAAGGCTGACATCGGATCACACGGATGTTCAGGGATTGGCCTGGAGTGCTGGTAACCGTGAGATCGTATTCTCTTCGAACCGTGGCGGCGCTTATGGTTTATGGACAATCGGTCTGGATGGGGGTAACCCCTCCCCGATATCCGCAACAGGAGAATCGGCAATTCAACCGGCCATCTCTCGTGATGGCCAATTTCTTGTCTACGCCGATTTCACACTTCGCTCCGAGATCCTCAAGATCGGAGTTTCGCAGGCCGGCACCTCCGTTCCACCTGTCAGTGTCGCGCCCTCAATCCGAAGCAGCCATAGCGCGCAATTTTCTCCCGACGGATCGCGGATTGCCTTCGTTTCGGATCGCAGCGGAAAATGGGAACTTTGGGTTTCAAGCGCAGATGGTAAAGAGGCCAGTCAGCTCACCAACTTCGATACCGGTTCGGTTGGCAGCCCCCGGTGGTCTCCTGATGGACTGTCCATAGCGTTTGACGCTCGGCCGAACGGACGTTCCGCGATCTTTGTCATTTCACCTGATGGACAAGGCCTTCGCAATCTGAGTCCGAAAGGACAAGAGGAAAAGCAGCCAGCCTGGTCATCGGATGGGAAATGGATCTATTTCGATTCCAATCGAGCTGGCTCCATGCAGCTTTGGAAGATGACAACGTCAGGCAGCGATGCGACTAGTGTCTCGCAGTTTGCACTTACTGATGCGCATATCGCTCCGGACGGCAAGTCCATCTTTTACACCAATGGAACCGAGGGACTCTGGCAAATGCCACTTAGTGGCGGATCGCCCGTTCAGATACCCGGTCTTGAACACTGTAGATTCGGAAGGCTCTGGACCATCTCCGATGGAGGAATCTATTACGTGAACATCCGTGGCGATCGGTCAAAGGTGATCCGGTATGATCTCCAAACACACTCGAATCGCCCCGCGCTCACCTTGCCCCGCGATCCCCTGATTGGCTATCCCAGCTTGTCGTACTCGCCATCGGACAATGCCATTCTGTTCGCCACCAAGGAAGACTCAAGAAGCGATCTGATGATGCTTTGGGCCATGCACTGA